One part of the Streptomyces lydicus genome encodes these proteins:
- a CDS encoding carbohydrate ABC transporter permease, protein MTLSPKLRKWLLYAGVAAVVAYCLAPFYWMLVSSLRRTSDIFANSPFPTRLSFENYLAVLDPSESFTRALLNSLVVAGTTTAVALVLATFTAYAMARLEFRLKRLVLTLIIATSMFPVVSLVVPLLKMFVDFGWINSYQAMIVPSMSFTLPLAVWNLTAFFRQMPDELEHAAMVDGCTRGQAFRKIIIPLAAPGMFTTAIITFIAAWNEFLIALSMTNKPEMQTAPVAISTFSGASQFETPFGSQMAAGVLVTVPLVIMVLLFQRRIVAGLTAGAAK, encoded by the coding sequence ATGACGCTCTCCCCGAAGCTGCGCAAGTGGCTGCTGTACGCGGGAGTCGCCGCGGTCGTGGCCTACTGCCTGGCACCGTTCTACTGGATGCTGGTCTCCAGCCTGCGGCGGACCTCGGACATCTTCGCCAACTCCCCGTTCCCCACCCGGCTTTCGTTCGAGAACTACCTCGCGGTCCTCGACCCGTCCGAGTCCTTCACCCGGGCCCTGCTCAACAGCCTCGTGGTGGCCGGCACCACCACCGCGGTGGCGCTGGTCCTGGCCACCTTCACCGCCTATGCCATGGCCCGGCTGGAATTCCGGCTCAAGCGGCTGGTGCTCACGCTGATCATCGCGACCTCCATGTTCCCGGTGGTGTCGCTCGTGGTCCCGCTGCTGAAGATGTTCGTCGACTTCGGCTGGATCAACAGCTACCAGGCCATGATCGTGCCCAGCATGTCCTTCACCCTGCCGCTCGCGGTCTGGAACCTCACCGCGTTCTTCCGGCAGATGCCCGACGAACTGGAGCATGCCGCCATGGTCGACGGCTGCACCCGCGGTCAGGCGTTCCGCAAGATCATCATCCCGCTCGCCGCGCCGGGCATGTTCACCACCGCGATCATCACCTTCATCGCGGCCTGGAACGAATTCCTCATCGCACTGTCGATGACGAACAAGCCGGAGATGCAGACCGCGCCGGTGGCCATCTCCACCTTCTCCGGGGCGAGCCAGTTCGAGACCCCGTTCGGCAGCCAGATGGCGGCGGGCGTACTGGTCACCGTCCCCCTCGTGATCATGGTGCTGCTCTTCCAGCGCCGGATCGTCGCCGGCCTCACCGCCGGCGCCGCGAAGTAG
- a CDS encoding glycoside hydrolase family 13 protein, which yields MPSNNPAPWWRSAVIYQVYVRSFADANGDGVGDIAGIRSRLPYLKSLGIDAIWINPWYKSPMADHGYDVADYRRIDPLFGTVADAEALIEEAHRHGIRVIPDIVPNHTSDRHAWFEAAVAAGPGSPERARYHFRDGRGPDGAEPPNNWQSVFGGPAWTRLPDGQWYLHLFAPEQPDLNWQHPEVRAEFEDVLRFWFSRGVDGFRIDVAHGLVKDPALPDLPARGGTDAPAAEGQADHPYWNRDDVHAIYRAWRRVADEFPGDRSFVAEAWADTPDRLAAYVRPEGLHTAFNFDFLMTSWDAAALREVIDRSLGTLGSVGAPATWVLSNHDVVRHPSRFGRTVARKWVANEPYRPEGPLDLELGVRRARAAALLMLALPGGAYVYQGEELGLAEVEDLPEGVLQDPIWERSGHTDPGRDGCRVPIPWSGDSTPYGFSPEGATGEPWLPQPAHWKDLSVAAQTGDPASMLELYRRALHLRRDHPALGEGDLTWLDAPAGVLAFRREPGFGCVVNLSPEPYALPAHEAVLLASGPVEDGRLAPDHAVWLAR from the coding sequence ATGCCCAGCAACAACCCAGCACCCTGGTGGCGCAGCGCCGTCATCTACCAGGTCTACGTCCGCAGCTTCGCCGACGCCAACGGTGACGGAGTCGGTGACATCGCCGGCATCCGCTCCCGGCTCCCCTACCTGAAGTCCCTCGGCATCGACGCCATCTGGATCAATCCCTGGTACAAGTCGCCGATGGCGGACCACGGTTACGACGTGGCGGACTACCGCAGGATCGACCCGCTCTTCGGCACCGTGGCCGACGCCGAGGCGCTGATCGAGGAGGCGCACCGGCACGGCATCCGCGTCATCCCCGACATCGTGCCGAACCACACCTCCGACCGGCACGCCTGGTTCGAGGCGGCGGTGGCTGCCGGGCCCGGCAGCCCGGAGCGGGCGCGCTACCACTTCCGCGACGGGCGCGGGCCCGACGGGGCCGAGCCGCCCAACAACTGGCAGTCCGTCTTCGGCGGCCCGGCCTGGACCAGGTTGCCCGACGGGCAGTGGTACCTCCATCTGTTCGCCCCCGAGCAGCCGGACCTCAACTGGCAACACCCCGAGGTGCGGGCGGAGTTCGAGGACGTTCTGCGGTTCTGGTTCAGCCGGGGCGTCGACGGCTTCCGTATCGATGTGGCGCACGGCCTGGTCAAGGACCCCGCGCTGCCCGATCTGCCGGCCCGCGGCGGAACGGACGCCCCGGCGGCCGAGGGGCAGGCGGACCATCCGTACTGGAACCGCGACGACGTGCACGCCATCTACCGCGCTTGGCGCCGGGTCGCCGACGAATTCCCCGGCGACCGCTCGTTCGTCGCCGAAGCCTGGGCCGACACCCCCGACCGACTCGCCGCCTACGTACGGCCGGAGGGACTGCACACCGCCTTCAACTTCGATTTCCTGATGACCAGTTGGGACGCCGCCGCGTTGCGGGAAGTCATCGACCGCTCGCTCGGCACGCTCGGCTCCGTCGGCGCCCCCGCCACCTGGGTGCTCTCCAACCACGACGTGGTACGCCACCCCAGCCGCTTCGGCCGCACGGTGGCCAGGAAGTGGGTCGCCAACGAGCCCTACCGCCCCGAGGGCCCGCTTGACCTCGAACTCGGTGTCCGGCGGGCCCGCGCCGCCGCCCTGCTGATGCTCGCCCTCCCCGGCGGCGCCTACGTCTACCAGGGTGAGGAGCTGGGGCTGGCGGAGGTGGAAGACCTCCCCGAGGGCGTACTCCAGGACCCCATCTGGGAACGGTCCGGCCACACCGACCCCGGTCGTGACGGCTGTCGCGTCCCGATCCCCTGGTCCGGGGACAGCACGCCGTACGGCTTCAGCCCCGAGGGCGCCACCGGCGAGCCCTGGCTGCCGCAGCCCGCGCACTGGAAGGACCTCAGCGTCGCGGCACAGACCGGCGACCCGGCCTCCATGCTGGAGCTCTACCGGCGCGCGCTCCATCTGCGCCGGGACCACCCCGCACTCGGCGAGGGCGACCTGACCTGGCTCGACGCCCCCGCCGGTGTGCTCGCCTTCCGACGTGAGCCGGGCTTCGGCTGCGTCGTCAACCTCTCACCGGAGCCGTACGCGCTGCCCGCACACGAGGCGGTGCTGCTGGCGAGCGGCCCGGTCGAGGACGGCCGACTGGCCCCGGACCACGCGGTGTGGCTCGCGAGGTAG